The Agelaius phoeniceus isolate bAgePho1 chromosome 4, bAgePho1.hap1, whole genome shotgun sequence genome includes a region encoding these proteins:
- the NPY1R gene encoding neuropeptide Y receptor type 1 has translation MNTSVLSPLGNISGHLNFSEMNSQILQFEDEDCHVPLAMVFTLALAYGTVIILGVSGNLALIVIILKQKEMRNVTNILIVNLSFSDLLVTIMCLPFTFVYTLMDHWIFGEAMCKLNPFVQCASITVSVFSLVLIAIERHQLIINPRGWRPNNRHAYMGIAAIWILATASSLPFLIYHVLTDEPFRNVTFDEYKDKYVCLDLFPWDTARLSYTTTLLVIQYFGPLCFIFICYLKIYIRLKKRNNMMDKMRDSKYRSSETKRINIMLISIVVAFAVCWLPLTIFNIVFDWNHEILPVATCSHNLLFLICHLTAMISTCVNPIFYGFLNKNFQRDLQFFFHFCHFHSREEDYETIAMSTMHTDVSKTSLRQASPITFKKINSDDDEKI, from the exons ATGAATACCTCGGTTCTCTCCCCACTGGGAAATATTTCCGGTCACCTGAATTTTTCGGAGATGAACTCGCAGATCTTGCAGTTTGAGGACGAAGATTGCCACGTGCCTTTGGCCATGGTCTTCACTTTGGCCTTGGCTTATGGGACTGTGATAATTCTGGGGGTCTCTGGGAATCTGGCCTTGATtgtcattattttaaaacaaaaggagATGCGCAATGTTACCAACATCCTCATTGTCAACCTGTCGTTTTCTGACCTCCTAGTGACCATCATGTGTCTTCCTTTTACCTTTGTGTACACTTTAATGGACcactggatttttggggaggcCATGTGCAAGCTGAACCCTTTTGTACAATGTGCCTCCATCACCGTCTCGGTCTTTTCTTTAGTCCTCATTGCCATTGAGCGCCATCAGCTGATCATCAATCCCCGCGGCTGGAGGCCCAACAACAGACATGCCTACATGGGGATTGCTGCCATATGGATTTTAGCCACagcttcctccttgcctttcctGATCTACCACGTATTGACAGATGAGCCCTTCAGAAATGTTACATTTGATGAATATAAGGACAAATATGTGTGCTTGGACCTGTtcccctgggacactgccaggctTTCTTATACAACAACGCTTTTGGTGATTCAGTACTTTGGACCActttgttttatatttatttgctACCTGAAG ATATACATACggttaaaaaaaaggaacaacATGATGGACAAGATGAGAGACAGTAAGTACAGATCCTCTGAAACCAAAAGGATCAACATCATGCTGATATCAATAGTGGTCGCATTTGCAGTTTGCTGGCTGCCTCTCACCATCTTCAATATCGTGTTTGATTGGAATCATGAAATTCTGCCTGTTGCTACCTGCAGCCACAACCTGTTGTTCCTGATTTGCCACCTCACTGCCATGATCTCCACCTGTGTGAATCCCATCTTCTACGGGTTTCTCAATAAGAACTTCCAAAGGGACCTgcagtttttttttcatttttgtcacTTCCACTCCCGTGAGGAGGATTATGAGACTATAGCCATGTCCACCATGCACACTGATGTTTCAAAAACCTCTTTAAGGCAGGCAAGCCCcatcacatttaaaaaaataaatagtgaTGACgatgaaaaaatataa